In Acidobacteriota bacterium, the following proteins share a genomic window:
- a CDS encoding AAA family ATPase, with amino-acid sequence MIERRFRDLWERLQGKKPHLPHFLAEIHLEGIRGIEDVRIKLDYPVSVIAGGNASGKSTVLFAAACAYKVPGAGVKDFVPSTLFPDYRPRVGRREDRKPQVVIEFDYSTPDGRQSMRWRRSKGWNRSFLGRKNATQPERPVYLRTLSNLSNPSEVRGVLSMSRLRSAPRETPLTASQIDFAQQMLPFRYAEVVNLSSGTKNLLFAAQERGAEYSELHMAAGERAIFRLSREIAQLEGALVLIDEVEAGLHPWVQQLLMLQLQQLALRNDLQAIVTTHSPVVLDAVPSHGRIFLERDDTGDVTVRPPYRDVVQNALYGRSGDALNLLCEDSTAEGILQGVFDVLLPRERIRRESVRVGRDTGANEFPLHASAFRKFGQIQNFVFVLDGDKRAGNLEETIRQRARSDVPVFFLPGDDAPEVWVWNALRRDPANSSAELGIEPADLTERMNRADAVYDTAADRPGEIAKTKLHGLAEPLGWAESDIGRVVARLEAARKESDIQPLLEGLKAALLQWRAE; translated from the coding sequence ATGATCGAAAGGCGCTTCAGGGATCTCTGGGAGCGGCTGCAGGGCAAGAAACCCCACCTGCCGCATTTCCTGGCCGAGATCCACCTCGAAGGCATTCGTGGCATCGAGGACGTCCGGATCAAGCTGGACTATCCCGTGAGCGTCATCGCCGGCGGCAACGCCAGCGGCAAGTCGACGGTGCTCTTCGCGGCGGCCTGCGCCTACAAGGTGCCCGGGGCCGGCGTGAAGGACTTCGTGCCGTCGACCCTCTTTCCGGACTACCGGCCCAGGGTGGGCCGGCGCGAGGACCGGAAACCGCAGGTGGTCATCGAGTTCGACTATTCCACGCCGGACGGCCGGCAATCCATGCGATGGCGCCGCTCCAAGGGCTGGAATCGCAGCTTTCTCGGCCGCAAGAACGCTACCCAGCCGGAGAGGCCCGTCTATCTCAGAACGCTCAGCAACCTCAGCAATCCATCCGAGGTCCGCGGCGTGTTAAGCATGTCGCGCCTGCGCTCCGCCCCTCGGGAAACACCCTTGACGGCGTCCCAAATCGACTTCGCCCAGCAGATGCTTCCCTTCCGGTACGCCGAGGTCGTCAACCTGTCCAGCGGCACCAAGAACCTTCTCTTCGCTGCGCAGGAACGCGGCGCGGAGTACTCCGAGCTGCACATGGCCGCCGGCGAGCGGGCGATCTTCCGCCTCTCGCGCGAAATCGCCCAGCTCGAGGGCGCCCTGGTGCTCATCGACGAAGTCGAAGCAGGCCTGCATCCCTGGGTGCAGCAGCTCCTTATGCTGCAACTGCAGCAGCTCGCGCTACGCAACGACCTGCAGGCCATCGTCACCACGCACAGCCCCGTGGTGCTCGATGCCGTGCCCTCCCACGGGCGCATCTTCCTCGAACGGGACGACACCGGCGACGTCACGGTCCGTCCGCCCTACCGTGACGTCGTCCAGAACGCCCTCTACGGCCGATCTGGGGACGCACTCAATCTTCTCTGCGAAGACTCCACGGCCGAGGGAATCCTGCAAGGCGTGTTCGACGTCCTTCTGCCCCGGGAGCGGATTCGCAGGGAGTCCGTCCGCGTAGGCCGCGACACCGGTGCGAACGAATTCCCCCTGCACGCGAGCGCGTTCAGGAAGTTCGGGCAGATCCAGAACTTCGTCTTCGTGCTCGACGGCGACAAGCGCGCCGGCAATCTGGAGGAGACCATACGCCAGAGAGCACGAAGCGACGTCCCGGTGTTCTTTCTCCCCGGCGACGACGCGCCCGAAGTCTGGGTCTGGAACGCCTTGCGCCGCGACCCCGCCAACTCGTCCGCCGAGCTTGGCATCGAGCCCGCGGATCTGACCGAGCGAATGAACCGGGCGGACGCCGTGTACGACACCGCGGCCGACCGACCCGGAGAGATCGCCAAGACGAAGCTCCACGGCCTCGCCGAACCCCTCGGCTGGGCCGAATCCGACATCGGCCGCGTGGTTGCCCGACTGGAGGCCGCCCGCAAGGAGAGCGACATTCAGCCTCTGCTGGAAGGACTGAAGGCGGCCCTGCTCCAATGGCGCGCGGAGTAG
- a CDS encoding type II toxin-antitoxin system VapC family toxin, with protein MTLFVDTSALLAFLDADQPHHADVTEAWRRALNDHDSLVTSNYVLVEAFALVQRRLGLDAVRALAGDLVPLLQPLWVDEELHAAAMAALFTAGRRKLSLVDCTSFELMRRHGIAVALSLDADFAQQGFRQLPAVKTAT; from the coding sequence GTGACACTCTTCGTGGACACGTCCGCCCTGCTGGCCTTCCTCGACGCCGACCAGCCGCACCACGCCGATGTGACGGAGGCGTGGCGCCGAGCACTGAACGACCACGACTCCCTCGTCACCTCGAACTACGTGCTGGTGGAAGCGTTCGCGCTCGTGCAGCGTCGACTCGGCCTCGATGCGGTTCGTGCCCTGGCCGGCGACCTTGTCCCGCTCCTTCAACCGCTGTGGGTCGACGAGGAGCTGCACGCAGCCGCGATGGCCGCGCTGTTCACCGCCGGGCGCAGAAAGCTGTCACTGGTCGATTGCACGAGCTTCGAGCTCATGCGACGCCATGGAATCGCGGTGGCGCTTTCCCTGGACGCCGATTTCGCACAGCAGGGATTTCGCCAGCTTCCGGCCGTGAAGACTGCCACATAG
- a CDS encoding ribbon-helix-helix protein, CopG family: MVRTQIQLTETQAQALRVQARVQERSMADLVRESVSEYLARRHVVDRDELARRALALAGRFRSGCRDLAEDHDRYLDEAFDS, encoded by the coding sequence ATGGTTCGCACGCAGATCCAACTGACCGAAACGCAGGCCCAGGCGCTCCGCGTACAGGCGCGCGTGCAGGAACGCTCGATGGCCGATCTCGTGCGCGAGAGCGTCTCCGAGTATCTGGCGCGCCGTCATGTCGTGGATCGTGACGAACTGGCTCGGCGCGCGCTGGCCCTGGCCGGTCGGTTCCGGTCCGGATGCCGCGATCTGGCCGAGGACCACGACCGGTATCTCGACGAGGCATTCGATTCGTGA